A stretch of the Candidatus Micrarchaeota archaeon genome encodes the following:
- a CDS encoding LemA family protein, with translation MIPIILYTVIAIVALAVILIARGWIRIYNKFQYWYNKAEERFANIDVIMQQRIDMLPALAQAIKKYDIHEYKAIKDTIEARSRWTKDAPLSEKVASAQDIENNFLKIQAVFERYPQLKSSKLHAKIMGHGNISSMERRLSKYRLGYNKVVEEYNRRVAIFPRNVVAKVHGFKRLEYLTLGNKINQGEQETYKPRELFSG, from the coding sequence ATGATACCAATAATCTTGTATACGGTTATAGCAATAGTAGCCCTAGCAGTCATCCTAATAGCTAGGGGCTGGATAAGGATATACAACAAGTTCCAGTACTGGTATAACAAAGCAGAGGAGAGGTTTGCCAATATAGACGTGATAATGCAGCAAAGAATAGACATGCTGCCTGCTTTGGCTCAGGCCATAAAGAAATATGATATACACGAATACAAAGCCATAAAGGATACCATAGAGGCCAGAAGCAGATGGACTAAAGATGCACCACTGAGTGAGAAAGTCGCCTCTGCCCAGGATATCGAGAACAATTTCTTAAAGATACAGGCTGTTTTTGAAAGATATCCTCAATTAAAGTCATCTAAACTGCATGCAAAGATAATGGGTCACGGAAACATATCAAGTATGGAAAGAAGGCTTTCTAAATACAGATTGGGCTACAACAAAGTAGTTGAAGAATACAATAGAAGAGTTGCAATATTTCCTAGGAATGTTGTTGCAAAGGTACACGGATTTAAGAGATTAGAATACCTTACATTAGGAAACAAAATAAACCAAGGAGAGCAAGAGACATACAAACCAAGGGAATTGTTTAGTGGCTAA
- a CDS encoding 2'-5' RNA ligase family protein produces MAGYLIEFRIRGYAKRYARSLIYDVAKKFHVRGVTHKSKVVPHITMYGPFRTYKQKDVVNALQNVCSKYNSVPFTFKGFNYFDNAKNKVVYLDIEPSEKLVNLRYELSKALLPITSTISKEDKRGRDDFKFHSTIAFKDIDYKFRNIWNYIKEKERPNIKQRLLRVTLLRNGKILYEYDLLQQRLLNRKEALSRLIFMKTIKMMKDNYEEAEDYQIYKKQEAKAKESILIRIKNLFKV; encoded by the coding sequence ATGGCTGGCTATCTAATAGAGTTTAGGATTAGAGGGTACGCTAAAAGATATGCCAGAAGCTTGATATATGACGTTGCCAAGAAATTCCACGTAAGAGGCGTGACACATAAAAGTAAAGTTGTACCCCACATAACAATGTATGGACCATTTAGAACGTATAAGCAGAAAGATGTGGTTAATGCACTGCAAAATGTGTGTTCCAAATACAATTCAGTCCCATTCACATTTAAGGGATTCAACTACTTTGATAATGCAAAAAATAAAGTAGTGTACTTGGACATAGAGCCTTCCGAAAAACTGGTAAATCTAAGGTATGAGTTGTCAAAAGCTTTACTACCAATAACTTCAACCATATCAAAAGAGGATAAAAGAGGCAGGGATGATTTTAAATTTCATTCTACAATAGCGTTCAAAGATATCGACTACAAATTTAGGAACATTTGGAATTATATAAAAGAAAAAGAAAGGCCAAATATCAAACAGCGTTTACTTAGGGTTACCTTGTTAAGAAATGGCAAAATACTTTACGAATACGATCTGCTACAGCAGAGGCTACTAAACAGGAAAGAAGCTTTAAGCAGACTTATCTTTATGAAAACAATCAAAATGATGAAAGATAACTATGAAGAAGCTGAAGATTATCAAATTTATAAGAAACAAGAGGCAAAAGCCAAGGAATCCATATTAATCAGAATCAAAAATCTGTTTAAGGTATAA
- the asnS gene encoding asparagine--tRNA ligase, whose amino-acid sequence MLKMYQKSSTIGDAKRSIGRQITIKGWIYRKRSSGGKIFAVIHDHTGTMQCVIDRKSLNEKDWECIDKAYLESSIILRGKLKKDERAPGGVELEASELHVLHSGDQFPITEYQSPELLLDFRHLWLRSQRMRMIMRARSYVFRYLREFLDRRMFYEISPPLLTVSAGETGSNLFEVEYFGKKVYLTESSQLYSEAMVYSLGKVYTLAPSYRAERSRTVKHLAEYWHLEPEMAYYDNAMSMRLQSELVSYVANRLASKNADILEALNVSPETLSRIRPPFRKMTYEQAIAKLGEMGSSKKWGDDFGVEEERLLTMDEEKPIFVYNWPKEIKAFYMPVNDKDPRTVACADMLAPKGHGEIIGGSERIWKEDELVSRMKELNFNLDNYKWYIDLRKYGSVPHSGFGLGAERLIKWMLNLEHIRDAIPFPRMINRMSP is encoded by the coding sequence ATGCTTAAGATGTACCAGAAGTCGTCCACGATAGGCGATGCGAAGCGCAGCATCGGCAGGCAAATAACCATAAAGGGCTGGATATACAGGAAGAGGAGCAGCGGAGGCAAGATATTCGCGGTGATACACGACCATACCGGGACAATGCAGTGCGTGATAGACAGGAAGTCGCTCAACGAGAAAGATTGGGAATGCATAGACAAGGCGTATCTTGAATCAAGCATAATATTGAGGGGAAAGCTGAAAAAGGACGAGAGGGCGCCCGGAGGGGTTGAGCTTGAGGCAAGCGAGCTGCACGTGCTTCACAGCGGAGACCAGTTCCCGATAACGGAGTACCAGAGCCCTGAGCTCCTCCTGGATTTCAGGCACCTCTGGCTCAGGAGCCAGAGAATGCGCATGATAATGAGGGCGCGCTCCTACGTCTTCAGGTACCTCAGGGAGTTCCTTGACAGGAGGATGTTCTACGAGATAAGCCCACCGCTGCTTACCGTAAGCGCCGGCGAGACTGGCTCCAACCTGTTCGAGGTGGAATATTTCGGGAAAAAGGTGTATCTAACGGAATCGTCGCAGCTCTACTCCGAGGCTATGGTATACTCGCTAGGCAAGGTGTATACGCTGGCGCCATCCTACAGGGCCGAGAGGTCGAGGACCGTCAAGCACCTTGCGGAATACTGGCACCTCGAGCCGGAGATGGCATACTACGACAACGCCATGAGCATGCGCCTACAGTCAGAGCTGGTGAGCTATGTGGCTAACAGGCTCGCATCAAAGAACGCTGACATACTCGAGGCGCTGAACGTAAGCCCAGAAACTCTTTCAAGGATAAGGCCCCCGTTCAGGAAGATGACATACGAGCAGGCGATCGCAAAGCTTGGCGAAATGGGATCATCGAAGAAGTGGGGCGACGACTTCGGCGTGGAGGAGGAAAGGCTCCTAACGATGGATGAGGAAAAGCCCATATTCGTGTACAACTGGCCGAAGGAGATAAAGGCCTTCTACATGCCTGTAAACGACAAGGACCCCAGGACGGTCGCGTGCGCAGACATGCTTGCGCCGAAGGGACACGGAGAGATAATAGGAGGCAGCGAGAGGATCTGGAAGGAGGATGAGCTGGTCTCAAGGATGAAAGAGTTAAATTTCAATCTTGACAATTATAAATGGTACATAGACCTGAGGAAGTACGGGTCCGTGCCGCATTCGGGATTCGGCCTCGGGGCGGAGCGCCTCATAAAGTGGATGCTGAACCTCGAGCACATAAGGGATGCGATACCGTTCCCAAGGATGATAAACAGGATGTCCCCATAA
- a CDS encoding DUF2683 family protein has translation MVKLQLELSEKENGIVEVYKSVNKLKTKQEAIKAMINHFEVSIKPKKIDTKDYFST, from the coding sequence ATGGTGAAACTACAATTAGAGTTGTCTGAAAAGGAGAATGGCATAGTAGAAGTGTACAAGTCAGTCAACAAGCTCAAGACAAAACAGGAAGCAATAAAAGCGATGATTAACCATTTTGAAGTGTCGATAAAGCCAAAGAAAATTGACACAAAGGATTACTTTTCCACTTAA
- a CDS encoding tyrosine-type recombinase/integrase, whose translation MPKDYLHNGAYRLALELRKLEEEATEPNRSYALKYAKYLEINNRKERTVERRIHELRYFLRLIGKDAKKATKSDIENLVVYIGKSSLAEISKNRTKLTIKSFYRWLYESEVFPDLVKWIKIERSNTTKLPEELLTEDDIVKLLEGCKNQRDRAIIALLWDTGIRVGELLNLKHRDIVLNKDTASYIKVDGKTGMRRVPIVFAVPYLVNYLNVTISKGPNEALFLTKVCLPYDYKNIRKLLSQLKGRTNINKRLYPHLFRHSRASYYANSLTEQQLKFFFGWVGDSKMASTYVHLSGRDIDNAVLKANGILDNKGEPIKPKLAIKSCLKCNHSNEATAKHCVNCGSPLDISPIQQIDRAEKLESRVEMLTQAIQMLMEKLDPQTKNKILEFMEK comes from the coding sequence ATGCCAAAAGACTACCTTCACAACGGAGCCTATAGGTTAGCATTAGAGCTACGAAAACTGGAAGAGGAGGCTACAGAGCCTAACAGGTCGTATGCCCTGAAATATGCGAAATACCTGGAAATAAACAACAGGAAGGAAAGGACTGTTGAAAGAAGGATCCACGAACTAAGGTATTTCCTAAGGCTTATAGGGAAGGACGCAAAGAAGGCCACAAAGAGCGATATAGAGAACTTGGTAGTCTACATAGGTAAGAGCAGTCTAGCTGAAATAAGTAAAAACAGGACAAAACTGACCATAAAGAGCTTCTATAGGTGGCTCTACGAATCAGAGGTATTCCCTGATCTTGTAAAGTGGATAAAGATAGAGCGATCCAACACCACCAAGCTACCAGAGGAACTTCTAACAGAGGACGACATAGTAAAGCTCCTGGAAGGTTGTAAGAACCAAAGGGATAGGGCAATAATAGCCCTATTGTGGGATACTGGCATTAGGGTAGGAGAGCTGTTAAATCTTAAGCACAGGGATATTGTTCTGAACAAAGATACTGCAAGCTACATCAAGGTAGACGGGAAAACAGGCATGAGAAGAGTGCCGATAGTCTTTGCTGTGCCATATCTGGTAAATTATCTTAATGTAACCATTAGCAAAGGACCTAATGAAGCCCTATTCCTTACAAAAGTATGTCTACCATATGATTACAAAAACATAAGGAAGCTACTTTCTCAACTGAAAGGACGTACAAACATCAATAAACGGCTCTATCCGCACCTATTCAGGCATAGCAGAGCCTCTTACTATGCAAACAGCCTAACAGAACAGCAGTTAAAGTTCTTCTTTGGCTGGGTAGGAGACAGCAAAATGGCCTCTACATATGTGCATTTATCGGGCAGGGACATAGACAATGCGGTTCTAAAAGCAAACGGGATTTTAGACAACAAAGGAGAGCCAATAAAACCTAAATTGGCTATAAAATCATGCCTAAAATGCAACCATTCAAACGAAGCAACTGCTAAACATTGTGTAAATTGCGGCAGTCCTTTAGATATAAGTCCAATTCAACAAATAGATAGGGCAGAAAAACTAGAGAGTAGAGTAGAAATGTTAACACAAGCAATCCAAATGTTAATGGAAAAATTGGATCCACAAACTAAAAATAAAATTTTAGAATTTATGGAAAAATAA
- a CDS encoding VOC family protein — MNSDIVHYEIPAKNAEKLSKFYANVFGWKFKDSGMKGMKYWLIRMSSSRPKGFLSSGGMYKKSKSERPVNYIGTPNIDSTIKKFVKAGGKITQKKVEIIGMGWSAKGIDPEGNIVGIFQATMQPSRRRN, encoded by the coding sequence ATGAACAGCGATATAGTGCACTATGAGATACCTGCAAAGAACGCAGAGAAATTGAGCAAGTTCTATGCAAATGTTTTCGGATGGAAGTTCAAGGATTCGGGAATGAAGGGCATGAAGTACTGGCTCATAAGAATGAGCTCTTCTAGGCCAAAAGGCTTCCTTTCTTCCGGGGGAATGTACAAAAAGTCGAAAAGCGAGCGACCTGTAAATTATATCGGAACGCCCAACATAGACAGCACAATAAAGAAGTTCGTTAAGGCTGGCGGGAAGATAACCCAGAAGAAGGTTGAAATAATAGGAATGGGCTGGTCGGCAAAGGGAATTGATCCCGAAGGCAACATAGTGGGAATCTTCCAGGCAACGATGCAGCCATCAAGAAGACGCAATTGA
- a CDS encoding deoxyribonuclease IV, whose protein sequence is MIRLGFHLSIAGSVANAPREAALEGYGAFQVFTTSSRSWKNSAMDADGCSEFKELTRSNGLEAFAHIPYLCNPASPNAEVYRKSKEMLVSNMGNCDALGIKYLVIHLGSHLGKGIGIGMENICGAVSNAIDSAGNVDILLENGSGYTNCVGSRFEDIGKIMDVLDSDRIGLCFDTCHAFAAGYDISDSDGVDKTVEELERCIGLSRLKLVHLNDAKYPIGSGLDRHEHIGRGNIGREGFVALFCNGAFRNGSFVMELPADSNGGHADDMHAVGSIMADAGI, encoded by the coding sequence ATGATAAGACTTGGATTTCACCTTTCCATTGCAGGGTCAGTTGCGAACGCGCCGAGGGAGGCTGCCCTGGAGGGATATGGCGCATTTCAGGTATTTACGACAAGCTCCAGGTCCTGGAAGAATTCCGCGATGGATGCGGATGGCTGCTCCGAATTCAAGGAGCTGACTAGGTCCAACGGCCTTGAGGCGTTCGCGCACATACCCTATCTTTGCAACCCCGCGTCTCCGAACGCGGAAGTTTATAGGAAAAGCAAGGAGATGCTGGTAAGCAACATGGGCAACTGCGACGCGCTTGGCATAAAGTACCTTGTCATACACCTTGGATCGCACCTCGGCAAGGGCATCGGGATCGGGATGGAGAACATATGCGGCGCTGTTTCCAATGCAATTGATTCAGCAGGCAACGTCGATATACTCCTTGAGAACGGCTCTGGCTACACCAACTGCGTCGGCTCTAGGTTCGAGGACATAGGGAAGATAATGGACGTTCTGGATTCGGATAGGATCGGCCTGTGCTTTGACACCTGCCATGCGTTTGCGGCTGGGTATGACATAAGCGATTCCGACGGAGTGGATAAAACAGTGGAAGAGCTCGAAAGGTGCATCGGGCTTTCGAGGCTGAAGCTGGTCCACCTCAATGACGCCAAATACCCCATTGGCAGCGGCCTGGACAGGCACGAGCACATAGGCAGGGGCAACATAGGAAGGGAGGGATTCGTTGCCCTTTTTTGCAACGGCGCATTCAGGAACGGCTCTTTCGTAATGGAGCTGCCTGCGGACAGCAATGGAGGCCATGCGGACGACATGCATGCTGTCGGGTCCATAATGGCCGATGCGGGCATATGA
- a CDS encoding DUF2070 family protein has translation MAYKGSYDKFLNDLNPFSVGIPRTTVLFVLLFVMSVIMGIASVALINYNLINSHFTYIVLNGAVTGILAIMLPTLLTIIIVKSVKRYIDSKYIFFISIIGTIAYSIFILLGSIVYILTHAYATSTAIILVGDASIFVWWFFADKVVLGQKKRAELLALVQPTLNVLLYLPASGLILTFKTPFNILLLKLYAGIFIFLIVSYAIIYIIDRPYNKNFGFHSFDAVSQLIQNWLFDVNTSVPFGRNFGTPTTIRTDTLVFKQPGGSIKAIFFAPNIHYGPSGTLAGSDFPYMLERHSYARHSVPTFVMHCAVDMDHNPVSSTQFNSIRDAFESGIRECRQVKPSGFSYTRSEYGDSKIIRLGFGNVSLVTLTRAPKVTEDVSMESAILFSELLSAKFGTSVLIDAHNSRYETAPKAELDGVKFNSKVSKEYINAIRAMDKPQHRNGKTLMGVASMEIHSRLGFPKDIAKGNMNVAVFKFNGFKYAIIQINSNNALPQFRNAMVSHLKKKYGIDAELYTTDTHAVNSLELNVKNVLGRQTRYNDLIKLVDSTMEEAISNTGPVTVYHSMNEMKRFKVWGPDTMENMITIARSTYGLTRLLVPIIVVLGFIVAAWIIIII, from the coding sequence ATGGCTTACAAGGGAAGCTACGATAAATTCCTAAACGACCTAAACCCGTTTTCGGTCGGGATACCAAGGACAACAGTGCTGTTCGTTCTGCTTTTCGTGATGAGCGTGATAATGGGCATAGCCTCGGTAGCCCTTATCAACTACAACCTGATAAACTCCCACTTCACGTACATAGTGCTGAACGGCGCTGTTACCGGCATACTCGCGATAATGCTCCCGACGCTGCTCACGATAATAATAGTGAAGTCCGTCAAGAGGTACATAGACTCGAAGTACATATTCTTCATATCCATAATAGGCACCATAGCCTATTCCATATTCATACTTCTTGGCAGCATAGTGTACATACTGACGCACGCATACGCTACATCCACCGCAATAATACTCGTAGGGGATGCGAGCATATTCGTGTGGTGGTTCTTCGCCGACAAGGTCGTCCTGGGGCAGAAAAAGAGGGCGGAGCTCCTGGCGCTGGTGCAGCCCACGCTGAACGTGCTGCTGTACCTCCCCGCAAGCGGACTCATACTGACGTTCAAGACCCCTTTCAACATACTGCTTCTGAAGCTCTATGCGGGCATATTCATATTCCTGATAGTGAGCTACGCCATAATATACATCATAGACAGGCCCTACAACAAGAACTTCGGATTCCACAGCTTCGATGCGGTTTCCCAGCTGATACAGAACTGGCTGTTCGACGTGAATACCTCGGTGCCGTTCGGGCGCAACTTCGGCACCCCAACAACGATAAGGACTGACACGCTAGTCTTCAAGCAGCCCGGGGGATCGATAAAGGCGATATTCTTCGCGCCCAACATACACTACGGGCCATCCGGCACTCTTGCAGGAAGCGACTTTCCGTACATGCTGGAGAGGCACTCCTACGCCAGGCACAGCGTGCCCACGTTCGTGATGCACTGCGCCGTTGACATGGACCACAACCCCGTGTCAAGCACGCAGTTCAACAGCATAAGGGACGCTTTCGAAAGCGGCATAAGGGAGTGCAGGCAGGTGAAGCCCTCCGGATTTTCATATACAAGGAGCGAGTACGGTGACTCAAAGATAATAAGGCTGGGCTTCGGCAACGTCTCGCTAGTTACGCTCACAAGGGCGCCCAAGGTCACGGAGGACGTTTCCATGGAATCCGCGATCCTGTTCAGCGAGCTACTGAGCGCAAAGTTCGGCACGTCTGTTCTGATAGACGCGCACAATTCGAGATACGAGACCGCGCCCAAGGCCGAGCTCGACGGCGTCAAGTTCAACTCCAAGGTATCAAAGGAATACATAAATGCGATAAGGGCCATGGACAAGCCGCAGCACAGGAACGGAAAGACGCTCATGGGCGTCGCCAGCATGGAGATACATTCAAGGCTTGGGTTCCCGAAGGACATAGCCAAGGGCAACATGAACGTTGCGGTATTCAAGTTCAACGGCTTCAAGTACGCGATAATACAGATAAACTCGAACAACGCGCTCCCGCAGTTCAGGAACGCGATGGTGTCCCATCTCAAGAAGAAGTACGGGATAGACGCGGAATTGTACACAACGGATACGCACGCGGTGAACTCCCTGGAGCTGAACGTCAAGAACGTCCTAGGCAGGCAGACAAGATACAACGATCTCATCAAGCTCGTGGACAGCACGATGGAGGAGGCGATATCGAACACAGGCCCTGTGACCGTGTACCACAGCATGAACGAGATGAAGAGGTTCAAGGTCTGGGGCCCTGACACCATGGAAAACATGATAACGATAGCGAGATCCACATACGGGCTTACCAGGCTGCTTGTCCCTATAATAGTGGTGCTCGGCTTCATAGTCGCCGCATGGATCATAATCATAATATGA
- a CDS encoding DUF1016 family protein → MENQNNWTSILNKFVLQATTSDLKTSMYPKEWNGLKMRVSFGMGAPARIPWIAFTAPDMQVSKGFYPCYLYYKEFDTLILAYGVSETEEFGKSWPTEITTSTQTIATHFNREVARYGDSFVFKAYKIKSDKEKINYLYSENDQVVSEKGLESDLNTLLEYYAKTVSIPQISSQPEYSQGIFYMEKQLEDFIIENWERTDFGKKYDLIIEDGELVSQQYKTDIGPIDILAKDKKNNNFVVIELKKNQTSDDTIGQIARYMGWIRDKMGDNNVRGIIIAGAYDKKLDYALKMMSNVEVFLYEVDFKLREFKGLK, encoded by the coding sequence ATGGAAAATCAAAATAATTGGACTTCAATATTAAACAAATTCGTTTTACAAGCTACAACTAGCGATCTTAAAACTTCTATGTATCCAAAAGAGTGGAATGGGTTGAAAATGAGGGTCTCTTTTGGAATGGGCGCCCCAGCAAGGATACCATGGATTGCATTTACAGCTCCTGATATGCAAGTAAGTAAAGGTTTCTACCCATGCTATCTCTATTATAAGGAATTTGATACACTAATTCTAGCATATGGCGTGAGTGAGACTGAAGAATTTGGAAAATCGTGGCCCACAGAGATAACAACTTCAACACAAACTATAGCAACTCATTTCAACAGAGAAGTTGCAAGGTACGGCGACTCTTTCGTTTTTAAAGCGTATAAAATAAAATCAGACAAGGAAAAAATAAACTATCTATATTCTGAGAATGACCAAGTAGTTTCGGAAAAAGGCCTAGAATCCGATTTAAATACGCTACTTGAATATTATGCCAAAACAGTATCAATACCTCAAATTTCTAGCCAACCAGAGTATAGCCAAGGAATCTTCTATATGGAAAAGCAACTTGAAGATTTTATAATTGAAAACTGGGAAAGAACTGATTTTGGCAAAAAATATGATTTAATTATTGAAGATGGTGAACTTGTTAGCCAGCAATATAAAACAGATATTGGACCTATTGATATTCTAGCAAAGGATAAGAAAAACAATAATTTTGTCGTAATAGAGCTTAAAAAGAATCAAACAAGTGATGATACAATAGGCCAGATAGCAAGATATATGGGTTGGATAAGAGATAAAATGGGGGACAATAATGTAAGGGGTATAATAATAGCTGGAGCATACGATAAAAAACTTGATTATGCTTTAAAGATGATGTCTAATGTTGAGGTTTTCTTGTATGAAGTAGATTTCAAGCTAAGAGAGTTTAAAGGTTTAAAATGA
- the uppS gene encoding di-trans,poly-cis-decaprenylcistransferase — protein sequence MARRTKQLPFVPKHLALIPDGNRRWSSSHRLEIFNGYHKGVKKFIDFSIWAKGFGVKTLTVWALSTENIKNRSKTEIDILYKLYVNAAKDPHIFETLKKNGASIKIIGNSDLLPKRVKDALLSLERRTMMYKDFTINLLIGYGGRDDLLYAFNRVVDSAHKDGISNITESMVNESMRTSSIPDVDFIIRTSGEMRLSGFLPWQSDYSELYFAKKYWPDFDKKDLEKALKVFSERHRRFGK from the coding sequence ATGGCAAGAAGAACCAAGCAATTACCCTTTGTACCTAAACATCTGGCGCTTATTCCCGATGGAAACAGGAGGTGGTCTAGTTCCCACAGGCTCGAGATATTCAACGGCTACCACAAGGGCGTGAAGAAATTCATAGACTTCAGCATATGGGCGAAGGGATTCGGTGTCAAGACGCTCACCGTATGGGCCCTTTCAACGGAGAACATAAAGAACAGGAGCAAGACGGAGATAGACATACTATACAAGCTTTACGTGAACGCGGCAAAGGACCCGCACATATTCGAGACGCTGAAAAAGAACGGCGCAAGCATAAAGATAATAGGCAACTCTGACCTGCTGCCCAAGAGGGTAAAGGATGCCCTGCTGTCGCTAGAGCGGAGGACCATGATGTACAAGGACTTCACGATAAACCTGCTCATAGGCTACGGCGGCAGGGACGACCTGCTCTACGCATTCAACAGGGTGGTGGACAGCGCGCATAAGGACGGCATAAGCAACATAACCGAAAGCATGGTGAACGAGAGCATGAGGACCTCATCCATACCCGACGTTGATTTCATAATAAGGACATCCGGTGAGATGAGGCTTTCGGGGTTCCTGCCCTGGCAGTCTGATTATTCCGAGCTCTACTTTGCCAAGAAGTACTGGCCGGACTTCGACAAGAAGGACCTTGAAAAGGCGCTGAAGGTCTTCTCCGAAAGGCATAGGAGATTCGGCAAGTAG
- a CDS encoding HNH endonuclease: MRNISRNPPRQMILRVARRDNYLCQICGKPVLDKEIEFDHKIPWSRGGPTEESNIRLTCEKCNNKKRAKVPEDL, translated from the coding sequence ATGCGAAATATTTCTAGAAACCCGCCTAGACAAATGATATTGAGAGTTGCAAGAAGGGATAATTATTTATGTCAAATTTGTGGGAAACCGGTATTAGATAAAGAAATTGAATTTGATCATAAGATTCCTTGGTCCAGAGGTGGCCCTACAGAGGAAAGCAATATCAGATTAACATGTGAGAAGTGTAATAATAAGAAAAGGGCTAAGGTACCTGAGGATCTTTAA
- a CDS encoding helix-turn-helix transcriptional regulator, translating into MNEKFNTIQKLFQSESFQSYAYLLLEKPITALEMAKTTGVSRQTIMYQLREIEPYVISRSSLRVKGRPLQLDGRILTDYFTIQFDLTQREAELLNDIIINQPISSYITYNNVNLGMVVMKIIMILLGIKATRETKDLITNMDKLSTNQKLKIEKERNNNIIAVIGKYCIAYKDVKSLVLDSLLSKVQNSKFPIIIFPFDLYELLLAEVITKELWVLRALTRQERFDKAKEFKEYIKNNK; encoded by the coding sequence ATGAATGAAAAATTTAACACAATACAGAAATTATTCCAGAGCGAATCTTTTCAAAGTTATGCGTATCTTCTTTTAGAAAAACCAATTACAGCTTTAGAAATGGCTAAAACTACAGGTGTATCTAGACAAACAATTATGTATCAATTACGCGAGATAGAGCCTTACGTAATAAGTAGATCAAGTTTAAGAGTAAAAGGCAGACCTTTACAATTAGATGGGCGTATTCTAACAGATTATTTTACTATACAATTTGATTTAACCCAAAGGGAGGCAGAGCTATTAAATGATATTATAATAAATCAGCCCATTAGCTCTTATATTACATATAACAACGTAAATTTAGGAATGGTTGTTATGAAGATTATAATGATACTTCTCGGTATAAAGGCTACTAGAGAAACTAAAGATCTAATTACTAATATGGATAAACTAAGCACCAATCAGAAGTTAAAGATAGAAAAGGAAAGAAACAATAATATAATAGCTGTAATTGGAAAATATTGTATTGCATATAAGGATGTAAAAAGTTTGGTATTGGATTCTCTTTTATCTAAAGTACAAAATTCTAAATTTCCTATTATAATATTCCCTTTTGACCTTTATGAACTTTTATTAGCAGAAGTAATAACTAAAGAGTTATGGGTTTTGAGAGCATTAACCCGCCAAGAAAGATTTGATAAGGCCAAAGAGTTTAAAGAATACATTAAAAACAATAAATAA
- a CDS encoding NUDIX domain-containing protein yields the protein MVRKRRRGAAIVDTSKGILVVSGRKRLFILPGGGARKGESRRKAAMRELREETGLKPISSHYLFRYVGYVHKAHGGGYFQDHNKVFLVKVVGKARPRHEVRHIEYYREGSEIRISRVTEKIINRYYQIKFGNNEMK from the coding sequence ATGGTCCGTAAAAGAAGACGTGGTGCAGCAATCGTTGATACATCTAAAGGTATTCTGGTAGTCAGTGGCAGAAAAAGGCTTTTTATTCTTCCAGGCGGCGGCGCAAGAAAGGGTGAAAGTAGAAGGAAAGCTGCTATGAGAGAGCTGCGTGAGGAGACTGGTCTTAAACCAATAAGTTCGCACTATTTGTTTAGGTATGTCGGATATGTACACAAGGCACATGGGGGTGGGTATTTTCAAGACCATAACAAAGTATTCTTGGTAAAAGTTGTTGGAAAAGCCCGACCACGACATGAAGTTAGACATATCGAATATTATAGAGAAGGTTCTGAGATAAGAATATCTCGCGTTACGGAGAAGATAATAAATAGATATTACCAGATAAAGTTTGGAAATAATGAGATGAAATGA